The genomic segment AATTGCACACACTAAGGCAAAAATCCATGACACGCGTAAAACCCTGCCGGGGTTGAGGCTTGCTCAGAAGTATGCGGTCACTGCAGGCGGAGGGGAGAATCAGCGCATTGGTCTTTACGATGGCATACTGATTAAAGAAAACCACATTATGGCTGCTGGTAGTATTGCCGCAGCCTTACATGCAGCCGAAAAACTTGCACCTGTTGGTGTTAGTATTCAAATAGAAGTAGAAACCCTGCATGAGCTGGAGCAGGCCTTACATGCGGGTGCGAAATTAGTATTGCTCGATAATATGAACCTGACCGATTTACGCGCAGCGGTTGCACTCGCAGGCGATCGTGCAGTGCTTGAAGCCTCGGGCGGGGTTGATGAGACCACCGTCAGGGAGATTGCCGAAACAGGCGTGCAGCGTATTTCTGTTGGCAAGCTTACTAAGGATATTCAGGCAGTAGATCTCTCTATGCGTTTTGTGTAAGTAAGGAACTTTTGCGCTTAATTGTCTCTTAGCTTGTGTCAGTTTTTTTCTCATGTAGTTCTAAGGAGCTTTTCTTATGAATACCAACAGTGAAACATTACTCGATCAATCACAAGATATCTTACAAGAAGCAGAGCAATTGCTGGTTGAAGCTTCTCAGGCTGGGGGCAAAGATGCCGAGGCGCTGTATGCCCGTGCTGTAGAGCGTTTGCGTGCTGCAAAAACCCGCTTGTATGAAGTTGAGCAAGTGGCCGTTGCAAAGGCAAAACAGGCCGCAAAAGTAACTGATGAATATGTGCACGATCATCCGTGGCAGGCCATTGGTGTGGCTGCTGCGGTTGGTGCACTGGTAGGTATGTTGATTTCGCGTCGTTAATCGTGAAGTCTTCGCCTCCATTTTTAGCGGGCGTGCGGCGGATTCTGGCGCAGGTGGCAGGTTTACTTGGTACGCATCTTGAGCTGTTTGGTCTGGAGCTGCAGGATGCTTTGCAGCGACTGGTGTTTGATTTTATTCTGGGTGCGGTCGCTGTTGTGCTGGGGGGCTTGTGCCTTGCGCTTGCAGCTGTTTTGTTGTTGATTATTTTCTGGGACAGCCACCGCATCGCGGTCGCGCTGGGGCTGATGCTGGTCTACGGTGGTGGCGCAATTGCTTTTGCCTGTTATTTAAGACACCGCCTGAAGCATGCTCCGGATTTATTCCCCGCAACCTGTGCCGAGCTGGTCCGTGATCGTAAGGCTTTGCTTCATATTGCTGCTGAGGAAGACGCATGAAATTAGCGCGCTTCTACCGTAAGCAGTTTTTGCAGCTTAAAGCTGAGCAGCAGCGCCAGGCGCTCAGACAAGAGCTGAAGTCTTTTGCTCAGCCAGTAAATTTATTGCAAGAAGGCTTGGCAATGAGTCAGCCAGGAGGCGGCGTACTGGGTTGGTTAAAGCTGGCCAGATTGGCTTTGCGCTCTGAAGGCATCAAAAAGCATCTTGCCCTTGCTCTGGCGGCGCTGCAGATTGTGCGTTTTGTGATAAAAAAGCGCAGGTAGCAAGAATGATAAAGTGCTGATGAAAGCAAAAAGCCGGACATGATCCGGCTTTTTTTTACAGGCAAAATGCAATTAACACGCAGGGCTTCAGCTGCTGCTCAGGCGGTGAAATTTAAAGAAGGCCAGCTGGCTGTCCAAATGGTTCGCCGCAAGTGTGAGCTCATTCATTTCACTGAGCATTTGTTCACTGCGTTGGCTGCTGGCTTGGGCATTGCCGCCAATATCATGCAATCTTTCATTGATCGCTTCACTGGAAGCGCTCTGTGCTTCCACAGAGGCCGTAATGGTCATCATCATCTTATTCACGGTGTTAGCAGCTTGATTTAATTCTTCCAATACTTGGCTGATGGTATGGCTGTCCTGCTGACATTCGCCCACACGGCAGGCCGCCGATTGCATGGCCTCCAGTGTTTCTTGTGTACACGTTTGCGTGTCATTCAGTATCCGGCGAATATCCTTGGTGGATTCAGCCGTCAGTTGCGATAGTTTACGGACTTCATCCGCAACCACCGCAAAGCCACGGCCATGTTCACCGGCGCGCGCGGCTTCGATGGCCGCGTTCAGCGCCAGCAGATTGGTTTGCCCGGCAATGTCTTCAATCATGCTGGCTACGTTTACGATTTGCTGAATGGCATTAGTCAGCGCCTGCATCGTGGTTTCTATCTGATTAAAATCACCAGAGAGGGCTTGCAGCTTGAGTTTTGAGCCCTGTCCTGCTGAATGGGCAGCTTGGACATTACTGAGTGATTGCTGGCTGATGCTGGCAGTGCGTACGGCTTGCTCACTGATATGGCTGATTGAGTTTTGTAATTGCACACTGCTGGAGCCTATTTCTAACAAATGATGACTTTGTAAAGTCGCTCCGTCATGGTTAGCCTTAGCAAGGTGGGTGACATGCGTGGCCTCTTCACGTGATAGTTGCGAGGCTTGTCTAGCCTGCTGGAGCGTGTTTTCCAACTGGTTGATAAAGCGATTCATCCCCCGGCCTAATTCACCTAATTCGTCCGGCGTTTCTGCAATACGCGACGTTAAATCCCCCGACTCAAGTTTCGCTGTTTCAGCGGCCATATCATGTAAGCGGCTTTTGAGCTTGCGCGCAAAATGCAGCTGGCTGAGCACAATTAATAATGCACTGAGCAGCAGTGGTAAAAGCACAGTCAACAGAAGCTGATCAATACGCAAATTAATCGCTTTATTGGCGAGCTGAGACTGGGCCTGTAAGCCTTTTTCAAGCTGATTCAATACGCTGAGTGTGGGCTCTAAATCGTTTTTATAGATTTGCTCAGGAATACTAAGTGCATCCTGAGGGCTATCACTGGCGATGGTGATGGCACTCTGAAATTGGGTTTGATAGTTTTTCCAGTGCCCGCTGAGCGTGGCTTCCAGTAGTTGTTGTTCTGTATTGGCCAGATGAGGCTTGATGATGGGAATCGCGCTTTGTACTGTTTGTCCGGCCGCCTCCAGCTGCTGTTTTGCATTTTCAGCCAGAGGATCTAGCCTAGAAATCATCAGCATGGTACTGCGGGCATGATTCAAGGCGGCAACTGCCGTCTGGCTATGGTGATGAAATTGAAAATCACGCGTCAGAGCATTGCTTTCCCATGTCATCCAGCTTGCGAGGGAAACGAGGGCGGCTACGGTAAATCCACTCACCCATTTTAATTGCGTGGCCATTTTCATCGGATTTCATTAACTCAATATGGAAGAAACCGGCGAAGACTATGACTATTGTGTTGCATTTGCATGACAAAAAACGAGAGTTTTAAACCGCTGGTCTAATCAATCGTTACGCGCTTTCAGTAGGCTGTCGTTGGTATTTTGTAGTACGTATTAATCCTTATGTTTTAGTTACAGACTTACTTAGAAATCTAGGGGTATCTACATCATTTTTTTGCAGGATAGCCGTATTATATGCAAGTGTTTGTAAGGCGATGCCGTACAAAATGGGGTTCAGATCATGCAAATTATTGGCCATGCAAATCACATGATAGTGCTCTGCAGACGACAGCCCAGCATCAGATAAAATAAATAATTCCCCATCTCTGGCCCTGATTTCTTGCAAGTTAGCGAGTAGTTTTTCGGTTAAGCGATTCCAAGGCAGGCATGCAATAACGGGCAAGTCTTTGTTTACTAAAGTCAGTGGCCCGTGGACTAACTCACCCGCAGGAAATCCAAAGGCGTGGATATAGGCCACTTCCTGCATTTTTAAGGCGGCTTCTTGGGCAAGAGGGTAATAAAGATGGCGGCCAACAAAAAAGAGTTGCTTACTGGTAAAGATCTTCTGTGCCCATTCTTGTAATTGCCCGGTAATCGCTGAAAGTTCGGTGGCGGCTCGTGGCAGGCGACGTAAATCATCAATGGCGGCCGCTTCTGCAGCTGCAGAAAGATGATCGCGTAATTTGGCAAAGCAGAGCGCCAGCCGGTAGAGAGTAAGCAGTTGGGTACTGAATGTTTTAGTTGAGGTGATCCCGATTTCTGGCCCGGCCGCTAAAAACAGCTGAAATCGGGCCAATTGCATCAGGCTGCTGGGGGATGCATTTGATATGGCGAGGGTGTGCTCATGCGCTAGGCTTTGTGCATATTTCAGCGCAGCAATGGTATCGGCGGTCTCACCAGATTGTGAAACAGCAATGATGAGTGTGTTGTGGTGTTGCACTGCATCCCGGTAGCGGTATTCACTGGCTAATTCTACTGTGCAGGGTAATCCTGCCAGCGATTCAAACCAATAACGGGCCGTTAAAGCGGCATGGTAGCTGCTGCCGCTGGCCAGCAGCGTAATCCCTTCGATATCGCATAAAATACGCGCGGCATCATTATTGAGTAATTGGGCTAAGTTAGCGTCGCAGCCGGTGTCATCCAGAATGTCAGCAAAAATGCCTGCCTGTTCGTTGATTTCTTTTTGCATATAGTGATGAAAACCATGCAGCTTGATTTGGGTTTGCTGAAAGTTTTCGGTGGCTCTGATGCAAGGCTCCCCCAGCGGGTTGAGGAGGGTTAATTCATTGCTGCTTAATTTTGCCGTATCCCCAAGCCCCAGCCGGATCATTTCTGGCGCAATGCCTTGTAAAGCCTGAGGCTGATCTGAAAAAGCAATGCAGCGCACCCCTTTGGCAATAAAAAGGGGAATGTGGCGCGAGGTGCAGATGATCTCGCCAGTGTGTTCCGTAGACATCACGCTAATGGCGTAAACGCCAATGATTTCACTGGCCGCTAAATGGACGGCTTTTAATAAATCGTGCTGGCTGCGGTAATGCCAGTGAATTAAATCAGCCGCCAGCTGTGCTGTATTGGCAGGCTCACTGATATAACCCAGAATGGATAATTTATCCTGTAAGGCTTCACTGTTTTCAATGAGACCACGACAACACACGGTAATTGAGTCACGGCTGCTGGCAATACTGCAGTGATGGGGTTGATCCCAATCGAAGCGGATCAGTACACGATGAGCGCTTTGTCCGTGCAAATGCATGTGCAGGGTAAGGGTTGGGCAGGATAAAATTTGTGCTGAAGCCTGATCGCTGATTAATGTTGCGCTGCAATGTCCTTGTTCAATCAGAGGGTAAAGCTGTTGGCTGATATTTTGCAGTACATTCTCTTGCGAAATCATTCCAAGCAAAGCGCCCATATTCTTGCTCCGGTATTGTGTTTCTCCTTTTAATTATCTGATATAAAATTTTTTTTACTTAAGCAATTGAGCAAGCAGCCGTGCTTTTAGTGTTTTGGGCATAAATAAGGCTTAAGCAGTTCGCTGACTTCTCCGTCCGCCGCAAATTTTCTGGCAAATAATGAGCTGCTGGTCAGCAGGCGGGGCAGATCATCAGGGGTAAATGTACGGGGCGACCATGCGCCACTTTCCCATTCCAGATCGTGTTGTGAATCATTAATAAGCTCTGCTGCTACAGGTGTATGCATCAGAATGGTTTGTACAAACATTTCGTCCGGCACCAGCGTCTGGCGAAAGTAGGCGATCACATCCGGATGATCCTGGCAAAATTGGATCAGGGCAAGGCAGGCCCGTCTGGACAAACACCACCATTGAGATCCGGAATAAACCGTATGAAGTGAAGCGGGCAGCTTGCGCTCAAATAGCCCGAATCTCAGGAGCGGGCGTTGTATTTTTTGCAATAATTTGCCAGCGAGGCTGCCTTTCAGTGATTCAGGGTGATAGCTCTGGTAGCGGTAGCGGATATCAAAGTCTGGGTCTGGCTGGCGGCGAAATTCAATAAACCCGGTGTGATTTTTCAGCTGTCGGACGATCTCTGCATGTGGTTTAAGCGGGAAATCCTGGGCAGATAACAAAACCATATAGTCACAATCATCTTTGATTGCGGCGTCAATCAGTGCAAGCGTTGCTGCTATCAGTGAAAAACCTCCCCAGCGGCAAGCCTGCCTTGCAATAAATTGGGCTTCTTCAGGGGCTGCTGCTTGCATAGCGGTAAAATCACTGGCTGCGGTATTGGCATCAACATGAATATAAAGCCGGGTATTTTCAGCAAAAAGCTGCTGACAAAGGCGGCCTAATTGAGCGGGATGAGCGTGGCTCAGGATTAAATAGCCAATACGCATTCGGATTTCCATTTTATAAATGGTTTTAATTTTAACCCGAATCATTTTTAAATAAATGATCTTATGCACAAAGGCTAATATTCGGGCGTAATACTGTGAATGCCCTGAAGCGCTGTGAGTGGCGCTGCACAAGCCTTACGGCTCATCCGGCTCCTTGTTTTTTTACGGGCTGGCAGGTGGAACCGGGGATATTGAAACGTAGAAAAATTGAATGACAAACAGCATGTGGAGCCAGGTAATTAAACCTCTGTTATTGAATCCGGGTGAAATCGTGCAAAACCTTCTGTTATTGCCGGGGTAAATCTCTGATCAATATTGACTGCATAGCTTCAGAGGACTAAAGTTTGCGGTTTTATTCGGGATATTTAGCGCATGCCGAAAGCAACTAAAAGCCCCGTTAGCTTTGAGGCAGGACTTCAGGAGTTAGAAGGCCTGATTGCTGAAATGGAAGCGGGTAATTTACCGCTGGAAACAGCCCTCACTACTTATAAACGTGGCACCGAACTGTTGCAATTTTGCGAAAGCCGCTTAGCCGATGCAGAGCAACGGATACGTGTGCTTGAAGGTGCGGAGCTCAAGCCTTTCTCTGCGGATAAAGAATAAATGACATCAGATTTTAAAAGCTGGATGCAAGACGTCCAGTCCCGTATGGAGCAGACGCTCGCGGCTGTTTTGCCTCTTCAGGATCACATTCCACCTCAGTTACATGCTGCCATGCGCTATTCCGTGCTGGATGGTGGCAAACGTGTCCGTCCCCTGCTGGCTTTTGCCGCAGGCGCTGTAGTGGATGCATCTCCTGAGCGCTTGCAATATGCGGGCGCAGCCGTTGAGTTAATTCATGCCTATTCTCTTGTGCATGATGATATGCCAGCTATGGATAATGATGTGCTGCGCCGTGGCAAGCCAACCTGTCATATCGCATTTGGCGAAGCTTCTGCCTTATTGGCGGGTGATGCACTACAAACGGCGGCATTTGATGTACTGAGCTCATATACGCTGGCCGATGCGCCAACTGATCAGCTTAAAATGATCAATATTCTGGCCCGTGCCTCAGGCAGTATGGGGATGTGCGGTGGTCAGGGGATTGATCTGTACAGTGTAGGACAGGCACTAAGCCTTCCCGAGCTGGAACAAATGCATGGTTTAAAAACTGGTGCTTTGATTCGCGCCGCGGTCCTGCTGGGCTCCTATTGTGGTACCGCCATCAGCGACGAGGAGCGTGCCCGCTTGGATGATTACGCACAATGTATTGGTCTTGCATTTCAGGTGGTTGATGATGTGCTGGATGAAGAAGCTGATTCGGCCACTCTTGGCAAAACAGCAGGTAAAGATGCGGCTAATAATAAACCCACCTATGTTTCCCTGCTTGGCTTAGCGGCGGCTAAGCAAAAAGCGGCGGAGCTTAAATCCCAGGCACTGGCGGCGATTGAGCCCTTTGGTGAAAAAGCCCGTGGTTTGGTGTTCTTGGCCGATTTTATTGTGGAACGCGCTAACTAATGAAGAAACTCGAGATGAGTTATCCCCTGCTTGATAAGGTGTCTTGTCCGCTGGAGCTTAAAAAATTGGCCAAAGCCGATTTGCCTCAGCTTGCCAATGAATTGCGCAACTACCTGCTTGATTCTGTCAGCCAGACCGGTGGGCACTTTGCTTCTAATCTGGGCGCGCTGGAGCTGACCGTCGCGCTGCATTATGTATTTGATACCCCGCACGATCGCCTAGTTTGGGATGTGGGCCACCAAAGCTACCCGCATAAAATCTTAACGGGCCGTCGTGCACAAATGCATACCATGCGCAAACAGCATGGTCTTGCGGGTTTTCCAAAGCGTGAAGAAAGCGAGTACGACACATTTGGCGTGGGGCATTCCAGCACGTCGATTGGGGCGGCACTGGGTTTTGCCGAAGCCGCTAAGCTGAAGGGCGAAGACCGTCACGCCATTGCGGTGATTGGCGATGGCGCAATGACCGCTGGCCAGGCCTTTGAAGCACTGAATAATGCAGGCCACAGGGATGTGAATTTACTGGTGGTGCTGAACGACAATGAAATGTCGATTTCCCCCAATGTGGGCGCACTGACCAATTATTTATCTAAATTATTATCGAGCAAATTTTATAACGGCATCCGCAGCAAATCTGCACGGGTGCTGGAAGCCGTGCCGCCACTTAAAGAGCTGGCAAAAAAAGGTGAAGAGCATGTGAAAAGCATGCTGACGCCCGGCACCATGTTTGAGCAATTTGGCTTTAATTATATCGGCCCAATTGATGGCCATGATTTAGATACGCTGATTACCACGCTGGCTAATATCAAGCAGCTTAAAGGCCCGCAGTTTTTGCATGTGGTCACACGTAAAGGTGAAGGCTATAAAAAAGCCGTTGCCGATCCGGTGAAATACCATGCAGTAACGCCGTTTGAAAAAGAAGACGGTATGCAAGGCGCGAAGGCAGCCAAAGTCAGCTACACCAAGGTGTTTGGTGATTGGTTGTGCGATATGGCTAAAATGGATAAACGCTTACTGGGTATTACTCCAGCCATGCGTGAAGGCTCGGGTTTGGTGCGTTTTGAGCAGGAAAACCCGGATCGTTATTTTGATGTGGGCATTGCTGAACAACACGCAGTGACCTTTGCAGGTGGTCTTGCCTGTGAAGGCTTAAAACCCGTAGTGGCGATTTATTCCACCTTCTTGCAACGCGCGTATGATCAGCTGATTCATGATGTGGCCCTGCAAAATTTACCCGTTTTGTTTGCGATTGATCGTGCTGGCCAGGTAGGGGCAGATGGCCCGACGCATGCCGGATCATTCGATCTGTCCTATCTGCGCTGTATTCCCAATATGGTGGTGCTGACGCCATCGGACGAAAACGAATGCCGTCAGATGCTCTACACCGCATTCTTGCACGAAGGCCCAAGCGCAGTGCGCTACCCTCGTGGCACGGGGCCTGGTGTTGAGGTGCAAAGCGAAATGACCGCCATCCCTATGGGCTGTGCAGAAGTGCGCCGCCGGGGCAGCAAGATCGCCATCCTAGCATTTGGCCCGGTGTTGGCCGCTGCTTTAGATGCGGGCGATGCTTTAAATGCAACTGTCGTTAATATGCGCTTTGTTAAGCCGCTTGATATCAGCCTGATTGCTGAATTAGCTGCCAGCCATGATTATCTGGTGACGGTTGAAGAAGGCGCCATTATGGGCGGAGCAGGCTCTGCTGTGCTTGAAAGCCTGATGGCGCAGGATGTATGCAAGCCTGTTTTGCAGATGGGTTTTCCTGATCGCTATGTCGAGCATGCTGATCAGAATGTGCAGCTGGCTGAATGCGGGCTGGATGCGGCAGGTATTGAGGCGGGTATCCGGCAGCGCTGGGCGCTTTAAGCGTGCGGTACTGAAATAAAAAAACGAGGCGATGCCTCGTTTTTTTATTCACGGTTAATATCAGTGATGCAGGCTTAGCTGCAAATTGATTCTTGTTTTCATATATGTTTTTTACAGATATGCCGGATGATTTTTGCAATAAATGCTGAAATTGTTGTTTTATAGGCCGGCGTTGCTTAATTTATGATTTAAATATCCTAAGCTAATAAGGTCTCATTAGCGAATTCTGAAAACAATGCAAAATTCTTTAGCTCATGTGTCAGAGCTGCCTGAAGAAACGCCTCACTATTTGCGTGCCGTGACTCAGATGGGTGATTCCAGAGAGGTCACCGCCAACCAGGATATCTTTACCCAGGAAGGCATTCTCTTACTGGCCAAAGGATCGCGGATTAACAGCAATCAGTTTGATCTGCTTGCTCGGCATAAATTATCTATTTCTATTGATCAGAGCCTGTTGGTCCAGAATGCTGTGAATGCGGATCAGCTGTCTGCGGATGCGGCAAAAATTCTGGCAGAAGATCTCTTTTTAGCCCGTATGGTGGTTAAGGCTGGTGGCGTATTGATGGTCAGGCAGGCATTAGCGCAGCTGGCTTTGCCCTCACCGGTTCAATTTAGGCTGACCGTCATGAAAGAGCAGCGGCCTAATCTGTTTGAGCATGTGATACGGGTGAGTATTTGGTGTCATGCTCTGGCTCAGCAAACTAAATTGCCTGAGATTTACCGTGATCAACTACTGCTTGCTGCCATTTGCCATGATATGGGTGAGATGCATACTGATCCGGAGCTGCTCACTTCGGGTCATAGCGTTACCATGATTGAGCGCTGTTATTTGCATGTGCATCCTATTACCAGTTATCTGGTGGTGTCTAAGGTTGATGATTTTTCTGGCATGGCTGCTCAAGCGATTTTGCATCACCATGAAAGGCTGGATGGCAGCGGTTATCCCTATGGTTTGCAAAAAGAAAGAATCCATCCGCTTTCACAATATATCGCCGTGGCAGATACGGCGGACGCCATTTTGCGGCGCTTTGATTTACTTCGTTTACAGATCTCATTTGCGCTGAATAAAACACGTTTTGATGCCCGGCTGATTAAAGCACTCAGAGAGTTAGTGCACGATCTGCCATTTGATTCGCAGCTGGCTTGTAAGAGCGGTGAAGCCAGCCTGCAACTGCATCATATTGCTGACTTATTAGAGGGCTGGCTGGCATTGCACGCGATGTTGTGTGTGCAGATGAAAGCAGGTGCGGCTCAAAACTCACCTATAGGCTTTTTATTTGAGCGTATGGATGGGGTGCATTCTCTGGTTTTACAAATGGGATTTAACCCGGACGATCTTCATGGCATGCAGACGCTGGCCCAGGAGGACCCTGGTTTACAGCAGCAGTTGCAAACCATGCTCAATGAAATGGAATGGATATTGAATGAGATGGCCAATGAAATTGAACGGCGCTCGCCATTATCTGATGGTATACCTCCCAATATGTTTGAAGAATTAGTGCAGCAATTGCGTGAAATCCGCGCCCCTTAATACTATTTTATTAATAAGTACTGATGGTTTTTCTTATTTAATTATATTTATTGAGGTCTGATGGATATGGTTATATTTATTTTCTTGAGTCTTCCGGCTTTAAGGCGCAATGATGTTGCCTGATCCGCTCTCCCAACTCGCTGAGCTTCCCGAAGAAAACCCTCACTATATTCGCGCAGCGACGAAAATGGGCGATAAGCGTGATGTGATCGCTGATCAGGATATCTTTGCTGAAAATGGCATGAAGTTATTGGCAAAGGGGGCGAAGATCAGCAGCCATCAGTTTGATTTGCTGACAAGGCATAAATTATCTACTCCGCTTGATCAGGCCTTGGCCACTGATAAACCAGTTGATGGCCAGCAACTGGCTTTTGAAGCGGGAAAAATTATCGAGAAAGATGCGCTGATTGCAAAAATAGTCAGCAGGTCGGGTGATGTGCTGGCGATTAAGCATCAGCTTGCTCTGCTTGTTTTACCCCCACCGATTCAATTTCGGCTGACTGTAATGCATGATCAGCGCCCAAGTTTGTTTGCACATGCACTTAGAAATTGCATCGTTTCTTACTCGCTGGCACAACAGCTGAAATTATCTGACGCCGATAAGACAGCATTAACGCTGGCCGCTTTATGCCATGATTTGGGTGAGATGCATACTGACCCGGAGCTGTTGACCTCCGGGCATGTCATTACGCCGCAAGAGCGCCGTTATATTCATGTGCATCCGATTACCAGCTACATGGTGGTGCATACATTTCCAGCGTTTTCTGCCGCAGCCTGCCATGCCATTTTGCAGCATCACGAGCGGCTGGATGGAAGTGGCTATCCCTATGGTTTGCGTAAGGAGGCGATTAGCCGTTTAGCCCAGATTATTGCCATTGCTGACGTAAGCGATGCGGTATTACACCGCTTTGATTTAAAAAGACTGGATGCGCTGTTTACCTTGCTGCGTTCCCGTTTTGACCCTCCTGCGGTTAAGGCTTTAAGAGACTTATTAGGCTCGATGAGCAGTGAAGAGCATCAGGCTGTGGTGGTTAGGGATACCTCTGTGCAATTAGCGCATATTGCGGATTTTCTTCAATCATGGCTGGCATTACATGCCATGCTGGAAGGCCAAATCAATGAAGGGGCGAGCCTCGATTCACCGCTTGGTTTTTTATTTGAGCGAATGGAGAGTATTCGTGCGCTGATTGTTCAGGCTGGCTTAAATCCAGACGATGTACAGGCGGTGCAGGCCTATGGGCTGGAAGACCCGGAAATGCTGGCTGAATTACAAGCTATGCTGAGTGAAATGGAATGGATGCTCT from the Iodobacter fluviatilis genome contains:
- a CDS encoding exodeoxyribonuclease VII small subunit gives rise to the protein MPKATKSPVSFEAGLQELEGLIAEMEAGNLPLETALTTYKRGTELLQFCESRLADAEQRIRVLEGAELKPFSADKE
- the glmS gene encoding glutamine--fructose-6-phosphate transaminase (isomerizing), coding for MGALLGMISQENVLQNISQQLYPLIEQGHCSATLISDQASAQILSCPTLTLHMHLHGQSAHRVLIRFDWDQPHHCSIASSRDSITVCCRGLIENSEALQDKLSILGYISEPANTAQLAADLIHWHYRSQHDLLKAVHLAASEIIGVYAISVMSTEHTGEIICTSRHIPLFIAKGVRCIAFSDQPQALQGIAPEMIRLGLGDTAKLSSNELTLLNPLGEPCIRATENFQQTQIKLHGFHHYMQKEINEQAGIFADILDDTGCDANLAQLLNNDAARILCDIEGITLLASGSSYHAALTARYWFESLAGLPCTVELASEYRYRDAVQHHNTLIIAVSQSGETADTIAALKYAQSLAHEHTLAISNASPSSLMQLARFQLFLAAGPEIGITSTKTFSTQLLTLYRLALCFAKLRDHLSAAAEAAAIDDLRRLPRAATELSAITGQLQEWAQKIFTSKQLFFVGRHLYYPLAQEAALKMQEVAYIHAFGFPAGELVHGPLTLVNKDLPVIACLPWNRLTEKLLANLQEIRARDGELFILSDAGLSSAEHYHVICMANNLHDLNPILYGIALQTLAYNTAILQKNDVDTPRFLSKSVTKT
- a CDS encoding methyl-accepting chemotaxis protein is translated as MKMATQLKWVSGFTVAALVSLASWMTWESNALTRDFQFHHHSQTAVAALNHARSTMLMISRLDPLAENAKQQLEAAGQTVQSAIPIIKPHLANTEQQLLEATLSGHWKNYQTQFQSAITIASDSPQDALSIPEQIYKNDLEPTLSVLNQLEKGLQAQSQLANKAINLRIDQLLLTVLLPLLLSALLIVLSQLHFARKLKSRLHDMAAETAKLESGDLTSRIAETPDELGELGRGMNRFINQLENTLQQARQASQLSREEATHVTHLAKANHDGATLQSHHLLEIGSSSVQLQNSISHISEQAVRTASISQQSLSNVQAAHSAGQGSKLKLQALSGDFNQIETTMQALTNAIQQIVNVASMIEDIAGQTNLLALNAAIEAARAGEHGRGFAVVADEVRKLSQLTAESTKDIRRILNDTQTCTQETLEAMQSAACRVGECQQDSHTISQVLEELNQAANTVNKMMMTITASVEAQSASSEAINERLHDIGGNAQASSQRSEQMLSEMNELTLAANHLDSQLAFFKFHRLSSS
- a CDS encoding polyprenyl synthetase family protein codes for the protein MTSDFKSWMQDVQSRMEQTLAAVLPLQDHIPPQLHAAMRYSVLDGGKRVRPLLAFAAGAVVDASPERLQYAGAAVELIHAYSLVHDDMPAMDNDVLRRGKPTCHIAFGEASALLAGDALQTAAFDVLSSYTLADAPTDQLKMINILARASGSMGMCGGQGIDLYSVGQALSLPELEQMHGLKTGALIRAAVLLGSYCGTAISDEERARLDDYAQCIGLAFQVVDDVLDEEADSATLGKTAGKDAANNKPTYVSLLGLAAAKQKAAELKSQALAAIEPFGEKARGLVFLADFIVERAN
- the dxs gene encoding 1-deoxy-D-xylulose-5-phosphate synthase — translated: MKKLEMSYPLLDKVSCPLELKKLAKADLPQLANELRNYLLDSVSQTGGHFASNLGALELTVALHYVFDTPHDRLVWDVGHQSYPHKILTGRRAQMHTMRKQHGLAGFPKREESEYDTFGVGHSSTSIGAALGFAEAAKLKGEDRHAIAVIGDGAMTAGQAFEALNNAGHRDVNLLVVLNDNEMSISPNVGALTNYLSKLLSSKFYNGIRSKSARVLEAVPPLKELAKKGEEHVKSMLTPGTMFEQFGFNYIGPIDGHDLDTLITTLANIKQLKGPQFLHVVTRKGEGYKKAVADPVKYHAVTPFEKEDGMQGAKAAKVSYTKVFGDWLCDMAKMDKRLLGITPAMREGSGLVRFEQENPDRYFDVGIAEQHAVTFAGGLACEGLKPVVAIYSTFLQRAYDQLIHDVALQNLPVLFAIDRAGQVGADGPTHAGSFDLSYLRCIPNMVVLTPSDENECRQMLYTAFLHEGPSAVRYPRGTGPGVEVQSEMTAIPMGCAEVRRRGSKIAILAFGPVLAAALDAGDALNATVVNMRFVKPLDISLIAELAASHDYLVTVEEGAIMGGAGSAVLESLMAQDVCKPVLQMGFPDRYVEHADQNVQLAECGLDAAGIEAGIRQRWAL
- the nadC gene encoding carboxylating nicotinate-nucleotide diphosphorylase produces the protein MIPASHLIAAQVSAALQEDLGICDWTAMLIADDTRGTATVIARQSAVICGQAWFDEVFRQVDAGVKVDWLIKEAELVVADQPLCNIEGTARSLLTSERSALNFLQTLSAVATETRRYVDLIAHTKAKIHDTRKTLPGLRLAQKYAVTAGGGENQRIGLYDGILIKENHIMAAGSIAAALHAAEKLAPVGVSIQIEVETLHELEQALHAGAKLVLLDNMNLTDLRAAVALAGDRAVLEASGGVDETTVREIAETGVQRISVGKLTKDIQAVDLSMRFV
- a CDS encoding beta-1,6-N-acetylglucosaminyltransferase — encoded protein: MRIGYLILSHAHPAQLGRLCQQLFAENTRLYIHVDANTAASDFTAMQAAAPEEAQFIARQACRWGGFSLIAATLALIDAAIKDDCDYMVLLSAQDFPLKPHAEIVRQLKNHTGFIEFRRQPDPDFDIRYRYQSYHPESLKGSLAGKLLQKIQRPLLRFGLFERKLPASLHTVYSGSQWWCLSRRACLALIQFCQDHPDVIAYFRQTLVPDEMFVQTILMHTPVAAELINDSQHDLEWESGAWSPRTFTPDDLPRLLTSSSLFARKFAADGEVSELLKPYLCPKH
- a CDS encoding DUF883 family protein translates to MNTNSETLLDQSQDILQEAEQLLVEASQAGGKDAEALYARAVERLRAAKTRLYEVEQVAVAKAKQAAKVTDEYVHDHPWQAIGVAAAVGALVGMLISRR
- a CDS encoding phage holin family protein; protein product: MKSSPPFLAGVRRILAQVAGLLGTHLELFGLELQDALQRLVFDFILGAVAVVLGGLCLALAAVLLLIIFWDSHRIAVALGLMLVYGGGAIAFACYLRHRLKHAPDLFPATCAELVRDRKALLHIAAEEDA